The Sesamum indicum cultivar Zhongzhi No. 13 linkage group LG1, S_indicum_v1.0, whole genome shotgun sequence genome includes a window with the following:
- the LOC105168194 gene encoding uncharacterized protein LOC105168194 isoform X1: MSSWFFKCSNSLSFVLLGVRGKEWKERQIQMISNKIFNRVKSDTGKTNLTFEELYIAVLLVYNDLNKRLPGPHFDPPSKEEIKNLMQESDINLDGELDREEFVKFIRRLTKDTFFTVSQGLILTLAVAPTVALLTKRTTENVPGVGKVVQKIPNSVYASLVTLVIVAFQQGAERS, encoded by the exons ATGTCAAGTTGGTTTTTTAAGTGTTCGAATAGTTTGTCCTTTGTGCTTTTGGGTGTACGAG GGAAGGAATGGAAAGAAAGACAGATACAAATGATTagcaacaaaatttttaatcgtGTCAAGAGTGATACTGGAAAGACTAATCTGACATTTGAAGAGCTCTATATTGCTGTGTTACTTGTTTACAA TGATCTTAATAAGCGTTTACCTGGTCCTCATTTTGACCCCCCTTCAAAGGAGGAAATTAAGAATCTGATGCAG GAGAGTGATATAAACCTTGATGGTGAACTGGACCGCGAAGAATTTGTAAAGTTCATCCGCCGGCTAACAAAGGACACATTTTTCACAGTGAGTCAGGGATTGATCCTTACTCTGGCTGTTGCTCCAACAGTGGCCTTGCTGACAAAAAGGACAACGGAGAATGTCCCAGGTGTCGGCAAAGTGGTGCAGAAAATACCCAATTCAGTCTATGCATCCCTCGTGACCCTTGTTATCGTTGCATTTCAACAAGGTGCTGAGAGGTCATAA
- the LOC105168194 gene encoding uncharacterized protein LOC105168194 isoform X2 yields the protein MGQILEKVQGKEWKERQIQMISNKIFNRVKSDTGKTNLTFEELYIAVLLVYNDLNKRLPGPHFDPPSKEEIKNLMQESDINLDGELDREEFVKFIRRLTKDTFFTVSQGLILTLAVAPTVALLTKRTTENVPGVGKVVQKIPNSVYASLVTLVIVAFQQGAERS from the exons ATGGgacaaattcttgaaaaagttcaag GGAAGGAATGGAAAGAAAGACAGATACAAATGATTagcaacaaaatttttaatcgtGTCAAGAGTGATACTGGAAAGACTAATCTGACATTTGAAGAGCTCTATATTGCTGTGTTACTTGTTTACAA TGATCTTAATAAGCGTTTACCTGGTCCTCATTTTGACCCCCCTTCAAAGGAGGAAATTAAGAATCTGATGCAG GAGAGTGATATAAACCTTGATGGTGAACTGGACCGCGAAGAATTTGTAAAGTTCATCCGCCGGCTAACAAAGGACACATTTTTCACAGTGAGTCAGGGATTGATCCTTACTCTGGCTGTTGCTCCAACAGTGGCCTTGCTGACAAAAAGGACAACGGAGAATGTCCCAGGTGTCGGCAAAGTGGTGCAGAAAATACCCAATTCAGTCTATGCATCCCTCGTGACCCTTGTTATCGTTGCATTTCAACAAGGTGCTGAGAGGTCATAA
- the LOC105168188 gene encoding BTB/POZ domain-containing protein At5g17580 isoform X2 produces the protein MAARKGIECPTWRPRSKLTSELQLHLCGSIFTLDKELLALKSAKIAKLLQKSPHDDLSLQLRDIPADQESMELVGRFCHGFEINLSTENVVRVACVAQYLGMTESHCPNNLINTALLFFEHHIIPSWNNSIKALKSAENVLQQAVQLGLVDYCVESIISKVLDDPRLLGEPIKNSISDDDSDENENAYRPNARRKLFDINWKSEDLSTLSLRLYAPIIQAMVQRNVPQEYVVANLCQYAKTWLFSNDKVGDDTPNYKRNSQREMVEALVKLLPNQRGIVPCKFLFEMLQFAVALDANAECKNGLETRIGKQLDQASVNDLLIPSQGYAKDEKYDTECVRRILKNFYCNYTGPDPCGLNSVAELIDEFLAEISVDIDLKISTFIALADMSVAASTGTQRSSDGLYRAIDIYLDKHRHLTESERDELCRVLDCNKLSDEACEHAAQNERLPIRVVVQVLFMSQLKLRESIPKEVQGPESRLLKVEEEEGDRKREEEVRAEIEKMGSKVWELERECHVMRREIERGSVRRQKMSMWKEMKRKLGCMTSMHDCNCHVKKKKVHPG, from the exons ATGGCAGCCAGAAAAGGAATAGAATGTCCTACATG GAGACCGAGGTCGAAATTAACATCAGAACTCCAGCTTCATCTTTGCGGTTCGATTTTCACATTGGACAAG GAACTTCTGGCCCTCAAGTCAGCAAAGATAGCAAAGCTATTGCAAAAGAGCCCTCATGACGATCTCTCCCTTCAACTCCGCGATATCCCTGCTGATCAAGAGTCGATGGAGCTTGTGGGAAGATTCTGCCACGGCTTTGAGATCAACCTGTCGACAGAAAACGTTGTTCGTGTTGCTTGCGTTGCTCAATACCTTGGAATGACTGAAAGCCATTGTCCTAACAATCTAATCAACACGGCCCTCTTGTTCTTCGAGCACCACATTATTCCTAGCTGGAACAATTCCATCAAAGCTCTTAAGAGTGCAGAGAATGTTCTTCAACAAGCTGTACAACTTGGCCTGGTTGATTACTGTGTGGAATCTATTATCTCAAAGGTACTCGATGATCCACGTCTACTCGGAGAGCCAATCAAGAATTCAATCTCTGATGATGATAGTGATGAGAATGAGAATGCTTATAGGCCAAATGCCAGGAGGAAGCTTTTCGATATCAACTGGAAATCCGAAGATTTAAGTACACTCTCCTTGAGACTTTATGCACCTATAATCCAAGCAATGGTTCAGCGCAACGTTCCACAAGAATACGTGGTTGCAAATCTGTGTCAATATGCAAAGACATGGTTATTTTCCAACGATAAAGTAGGAGACGATACGCCAAACTACAAGAGGAATTCGCAAAGGGAGATGGTTGAAGCTTTGGTTAAACTTCTCCCTAATCAAAGAGGCATAGTTCCCTGCAAGTTTCTGTTTGAAATGCTGCAATTTGCGGTCGCCCTGGATGCAAATGCTGAATGTAAAAATGGGCTGGAGACCAGAATCGGGAAGCAGTTAGACCAGGCATCGGTTAACGATCTCTTAATACCTTCCCAAGGATACGCGAAGGATGAGAAGTACGACACCGAGTGTGTGAGGAGGATATTGAAAAACTTCTACTGCAACTACACCGGTCCAGACCCGTGTGGGCTAAATTCAGTGGCAGAACTTATCGATGAATTCTTGGCAGAAATCTCTGTTGACATAGATCTGAAGATCAGCACATTTATAGCACTTGCTGATATGTCGGTTGCAGCATCAACAGGGACTCAGAGATCATCAGATGGATTATACAGAGCCATCGACATCTACCTGGACAAGCACAGGCATTTGACAGAATCGGAACGAGATGAGCTGTGCAGGGTTTTGGATTGCAATAAGCTGTCTGACGAAGCATGCGAACACGCTGCACAGAACGAACGGCTGCCTATACGTGTTGTCGTGCAAGTTCTATTTATGTCACAGTTGAAGCTAAGAGAGAGTATTCCCAAAGAAGTCCAAGGTCCCGAAAGCCGGTTGCTGAAggtggaggaggaagagggagACAGGAAGAGGGAGGAAGAAGTGAGAGCCGAGATAGAGAAGATGGGAAGTAAAGTGTGGGAGCTTGAGAGAGAATGTCATGTGATGAGgcgagagatagagagagggAGTGTGAGAAGGCAGAAAATGAGCATGTGGAAAGAAATGAAGAGGAAATTGGGGTGTATGACAAGCATGCATGATTGCAATTGCCAtgtaaagaagaagaaagtgCACCCCGGATAG
- the LOC105168205 gene encoding uncharacterized protein LOC105168205: MSATTPSKSPSSSDLLKQVRSHEVAIAELNNLSSTRAVYQRNGNLFFRTTVQKATALEQKQLAAAKAKLQKLTSS, from the exons ATGTCTGCGACGACCCCGTCAAAGTCGCCATCCTCCTCAGATCTTCTCAAGCAg GTGAGAAGTCATGAGGTTGCTATAGCTGAGCTCAATAATCTTTCTTCCACTCGG GCTGTCTACCAAAGAAATGGGAATCTATTTTTCCGAACAACTGTTCAGAAAGCAACAGCACTTGAACAGA AACAATTGGCTGCTGCCAAAGCTAAGCTGCAAAAGCTGACTTCATCTTGA
- the LOC105168188 gene encoding BTB/POZ domain-containing protein At5g17580 isoform X1 — translation MSYMETEVEINIRTPASSLRFDFHIGQGRNNLTRNVVIHAELTDNCRVSSQELLALKSAKIAKLLQKSPHDDLSLQLRDIPADQESMELVGRFCHGFEINLSTENVVRVACVAQYLGMTESHCPNNLINTALLFFEHHIIPSWNNSIKALKSAENVLQQAVQLGLVDYCVESIISKVLDDPRLLGEPIKNSISDDDSDENENAYRPNARRKLFDINWKSEDLSTLSLRLYAPIIQAMVQRNVPQEYVVANLCQYAKTWLFSNDKVGDDTPNYKRNSQREMVEALVKLLPNQRGIVPCKFLFEMLQFAVALDANAECKNGLETRIGKQLDQASVNDLLIPSQGYAKDEKYDTECVRRILKNFYCNYTGPDPCGLNSVAELIDEFLAEISVDIDLKISTFIALADMSVAASTGTQRSSDGLYRAIDIYLDKHRHLTESERDELCRVLDCNKLSDEACEHAAQNERLPIRVVVQVLFMSQLKLRESIPKEVQGPESRLLKVEEEEGDRKREEEVRAEIEKMGSKVWELERECHVMRREIERGSVRRQKMSMWKEMKRKLGCMTSMHDCNCHVKKKKVHPG, via the exons ATGTCCTACATG GAGACCGAGGTCGAAATTAACATCAGAACTCCAGCTTCATCTTTGCGGTTCGATTTTCACATTGGACAAGGTAGAAATAACCTTACAAGAAATGTTGTTATACATGCTGAGTTGACTGATAATTGTCGAGTTTCATCTCAGGAACTTCTGGCCCTCAAGTCAGCAAAGATAGCAAAGCTATTGCAAAAGAGCCCTCATGACGATCTCTCCCTTCAACTCCGCGATATCCCTGCTGATCAAGAGTCGATGGAGCTTGTGGGAAGATTCTGCCACGGCTTTGAGATCAACCTGTCGACAGAAAACGTTGTTCGTGTTGCTTGCGTTGCTCAATACCTTGGAATGACTGAAAGCCATTGTCCTAACAATCTAATCAACACGGCCCTCTTGTTCTTCGAGCACCACATTATTCCTAGCTGGAACAATTCCATCAAAGCTCTTAAGAGTGCAGAGAATGTTCTTCAACAAGCTGTACAACTTGGCCTGGTTGATTACTGTGTGGAATCTATTATCTCAAAGGTACTCGATGATCCACGTCTACTCGGAGAGCCAATCAAGAATTCAATCTCTGATGATGATAGTGATGAGAATGAGAATGCTTATAGGCCAAATGCCAGGAGGAAGCTTTTCGATATCAACTGGAAATCCGAAGATTTAAGTACACTCTCCTTGAGACTTTATGCACCTATAATCCAAGCAATGGTTCAGCGCAACGTTCCACAAGAATACGTGGTTGCAAATCTGTGTCAATATGCAAAGACATGGTTATTTTCCAACGATAAAGTAGGAGACGATACGCCAAACTACAAGAGGAATTCGCAAAGGGAGATGGTTGAAGCTTTGGTTAAACTTCTCCCTAATCAAAGAGGCATAGTTCCCTGCAAGTTTCTGTTTGAAATGCTGCAATTTGCGGTCGCCCTGGATGCAAATGCTGAATGTAAAAATGGGCTGGAGACCAGAATCGGGAAGCAGTTAGACCAGGCATCGGTTAACGATCTCTTAATACCTTCCCAAGGATACGCGAAGGATGAGAAGTACGACACCGAGTGTGTGAGGAGGATATTGAAAAACTTCTACTGCAACTACACCGGTCCAGACCCGTGTGGGCTAAATTCAGTGGCAGAACTTATCGATGAATTCTTGGCAGAAATCTCTGTTGACATAGATCTGAAGATCAGCACATTTATAGCACTTGCTGATATGTCGGTTGCAGCATCAACAGGGACTCAGAGATCATCAGATGGATTATACAGAGCCATCGACATCTACCTGGACAAGCACAGGCATTTGACAGAATCGGAACGAGATGAGCTGTGCAGGGTTTTGGATTGCAATAAGCTGTCTGACGAAGCATGCGAACACGCTGCACAGAACGAACGGCTGCCTATACGTGTTGTCGTGCAAGTTCTATTTATGTCACAGTTGAAGCTAAGAGAGAGTATTCCCAAAGAAGTCCAAGGTCCCGAAAGCCGGTTGCTGAAggtggaggaggaagagggagACAGGAAGAGGGAGGAAGAAGTGAGAGCCGAGATAGAGAAGATGGGAAGTAAAGTGTGGGAGCTTGAGAGAGAATGTCATGTGATGAGgcgagagatagagagagggAGTGTGAGAAGGCAGAAAATGAGCATGTGGAAAGAAATGAAGAGGAAATTGGGGTGTATGACAAGCATGCATGATTGCAATTGCCAtgtaaagaagaagaaagtgCACCCCGGATAG
- the LOC105168214 gene encoding uncharacterized protein LOC105168214 — MIASTNFRKSVLVIVWAVFSLCSHEVLAKSRVPISEAEIRQKKNDCYADIESGLWGQQCKSSIIAKENCALRCLSPVCYELIYESDPLEEGEKDYSRSSEYKYCMHRVSLGESLDGVKGSFG, encoded by the exons ATGATTGCCTCCACAAATTTTCGAAAATCAGTTTTGGTAATCGTTTGGGCTGTGTTTTCACTGTGTTCTCATGAAGTTCTGGCCAAGTCTCGAGTCCCAATCTCT GAGGCAGAGATTcgccaaaagaaaaatgactgCTATGCGGACATTGAAAG TGGATTATGGGGTCAGCAATGCAAGTCTTCAATTATAGCTAAGGAGAATTGTGCTTTAAGATGCCTCTCGCCTGTTTGTTATGAGCTCATCTACGAGAGTGATCCA tTGGAAGAAGGGGAGAAAGATTACTCCCGTAGTTCAGAGTACAAGTACTGCATGCACAG GGTCTCTCTTGGAGAAAGCCTAGACGGTGTTAAAGGTTCCTTTGGCTAG